A window of the Dioscorea cayenensis subsp. rotundata cultivar TDr96_F1 chromosome 14, TDr96_F1_v2_PseudoChromosome.rev07_lg8_w22 25.fasta, whole genome shotgun sequence genome harbors these coding sequences:
- the LOC120275948 gene encoding uncharacterized protein LOC120275948 produces the protein MALILDALVGILNEPTIGGMVAELAVLAALLWVAVLVGMFVGWVWRPRWAVDLAGGMGTPVLSNSDSLNDSAADESCESCEKEEKSETLAVTIEDLDHLCKLVEVRDGGPEWRQMMDKSLPNMSYQACRRDAESGPPQYRSRTVLEDATPEMVRDFFWDDEWRMKSKWDDMLLYHTTLEECPTTGTMVVHWIRKFPFFCSDREYIIGRRIWESGRTYYCVTKGVPYTSLPKQDKPRRVDLYYSSWCIRAVESKRGDGQLTACEVLLFHHEDMGIPWEIAKLGVKQGMWGMVKKIEPGFRAYQIARRSGDHISRCAFMAQINTKINPDYLRSLEDNSTSSEIVEPEKVKHWGNNVPRFLIIGGAVALACTLDRGLLTKTIIFGAARRFGMLGRRL, from the exons ATGGCGTTGATTCTGGATGCTTTGGTGGGGATTTTGAATGAGCCGACGATTGGGGGCATGGTGGCGGAGCTCGCCGTACTTGCGGCGTTGCTCTGGGTCGCCGTGTTAGTGGGAATGTTCGTTGGATGGGTTTGGAGACCGAGGTGGGCGGTTGATCTGGCTGGAGGGATGGGGACTCCGGTTTTATCGAATTCGGATTCGTTGAATGATTCGGCGGCGGATGAGAGCTGTGAGAGCTGTGAGAAGGAGGAGAAAAGTGAGACCTTGGCGGTGACTATTGAGGATTTGGATCACCTGTGTAAGCTCGTGGAGGTTAGAGATGGTGGCCCGGAGTGGCGTCAGATGATGGACAAGTCCCTGCCTAACATGAGCTACCAGGCATGTCGGAGAGATGCCGAG AGTGGTCCTCCGCAATATCGGAGTAGGACTGTGCTCGAGGATGCGACGCCGGAGATGGTGAGGGATTTTTTTTGGGATGATGAGTGGCGCATGAAAAGCAAATGGGATGATATGCTTCTCTACCACACGACATTGGAGGAGTGCCCCACAACTGGAACCATGGTGGTTCATTGGATTCGAAAG TTTCCCTTCTTCTGTAGTGATAGAGAGTACATTATTGGTCGACGAATATGGGAATCAGGAAGAACATACTACTGTGTGACCAAG GGAGTACCATACACTTCTTTACCTAAACAGGACAAACCTAGGCGTGTCGATTTGTATTATTCAAGCTGGTGCATTCGTGCAG TTGAATCAAAGAGGGGTGATGGCCAGCTGACTGCCTGTGAAGTATTACTGTTCCATCATGAAGACATGGGTATTCCTTGGGAGATAGCAAAACTGGGAGTCAAGCAAGGCATGTGGGGCATGGTTAAAAAGATTGAACCTGGTTTTCGGGCATACCAGATCGCAAGGAGGTCCGGTGATCACATATCACGGTGCGCCTTCATGGCACAGATCAACACTAAGATCAATCCTGACTACCTTAGATCTTTGGAAGACAACAGCACTTCATCAGAAATAGTAGAACCAGAAAAGGTGAAGCACTGGGGTAATAATGTACCACGGTTCCTTATAATTGGTGGAGCCGTTGCGCTTGCATGTACTCTTGATCGGGGTTTGTTAACGAAGACAATCATATTCGGAGCAGCTCGGAGATTTGGAATGCTGGGAAGAAGATTATGA